One Luteolibacter flavescens genomic window carries:
- a CDS encoding acetyl-CoA carboxylase carboxyltransferase subunit alpha, with protein MQLLEFEKPIAELEREVEKLRAKAASQNIDMSADIASMEAKLAETRRSIYENLTPWQRVQIARHTQRPFMLDYIAHAFTDFCELHGDRHIGDDHSMPGGFARIGGRRVVVLGHQKGRNTKENLHRNFGSAHPEGYRKAMRLMKLAEKFGLPVIALIDTPGAYPGIGAEERNIAEAIAYNLREMMLLKVPVIAIVLGEGGSGGALGIGVADRVLMMENAYYSVISPEGCAAILWKHRKHAPDAAEAMKLAAPDLLKLGLIDGVITEPHGGAHHDHAGTAAALQSAILANLHDLAKLSTEQLLDARYAKFRAFGEWEGK; from the coding sequence ATGCAACTGCTGGAATTCGAAAAGCCCATCGCCGAGCTTGAACGCGAGGTGGAGAAACTCCGCGCCAAGGCGGCATCACAGAATATCGACATGTCGGCCGATATCGCCAGCATGGAGGCCAAGCTGGCTGAAACCCGCCGGTCGATTTACGAAAACCTGACTCCCTGGCAGCGCGTGCAGATCGCCCGTCATACCCAACGGCCATTCATGCTCGACTACATCGCCCACGCCTTCACCGACTTCTGCGAGCTGCACGGTGACCGGCACATCGGCGATGATCATTCGATGCCCGGCGGCTTCGCCCGCATTGGCGGTCGCCGCGTGGTCGTGCTCGGCCACCAGAAGGGCCGGAACACCAAGGAAAATCTCCATCGCAACTTCGGCAGCGCCCACCCGGAAGGCTATCGCAAGGCGATGCGCCTGATGAAGCTCGCCGAGAAATTCGGCCTGCCGGTCATCGCCCTCATCGATACCCCCGGAGCCTACCCGGGCATCGGTGCGGAGGAGCGGAACATCGCCGAAGCGATCGCCTACAATCTCCGCGAGATGATGCTGCTGAAGGTGCCGGTCATCGCCATCGTCCTCGGTGAAGGCGGCTCCGGCGGAGCGCTCGGCATCGGCGTGGCCGATCGCGTCCTCATGATGGAAAACGCCTACTACTCGGTGATCAGTCCCGAGGGTTGTGCCGCCATCCTCTGGAAGCACCGCAAGCACGCTCCCGATGCTGCCGAGGCGATGAAGCTGGCCGCTCCTGACCTGCTGAAGCTCGGCCTGATCGACGGCGTCATCACCGAACCCCACGGCGGAGCCCATCACGACCACGCCGGCACCGCTGCCGCCCTGCAGTCCGCCATTCTTGCTAACCTGCACGACCTGGCGAAGCTCAGCACCGAGCAACTCCTGGATGCCCGCTACGCCAAGTTCCGCGCCTTCGGCGAGTGGGAAGGCAAGTGA
- a CDS encoding NUDIX hydrolase, which translates to MIEPETLFETRWLGVYRIGHWDFTKRPNADAAVGILAVTPDDEIVLIEQFRIPVQRKVIEIPAGLVGDEDDFRGEELSATAGRELLEETGYRAGKIEPLLASPTSAGMTSELSHLFYATDLVKEGDGGGTEHEDIKVHLVPRAELRTWLKAKEEEGYLLDFKIHACLWAAGI; encoded by the coding sequence ATGATCGAACCGGAAACCTTGTTTGAAACCCGTTGGCTTGGAGTTTATCGCATTGGCCACTGGGACTTCACGAAACGGCCGAATGCCGACGCGGCGGTTGGAATTCTGGCCGTTACGCCCGACGACGAGATCGTGCTGATCGAGCAATTCCGCATCCCGGTGCAGCGGAAGGTAATCGAAATTCCCGCCGGATTGGTGGGCGACGAGGACGATTTCCGCGGTGAAGAACTCTCCGCGACCGCAGGCAGGGAGCTGCTGGAAGAGACCGGGTATCGCGCGGGCAAGATCGAGCCGCTGCTGGCATCGCCGACTTCCGCGGGGATGACGTCCGAGCTCAGCCACCTCTTCTACGCCACCGATCTGGTGAAGGAAGGCGACGGCGGTGGCACCGAGCATGAGGACATCAAGGTGCACCTCGTGCCGCGCGCCGAGCTGCGGACCTGGCTGAAGGCGAAGGAAGAAGAGGGCTACCTGCTCGACTTCAAGATCCACGCCTGCCTGTGGGCGGCGGGGATCTGA
- a CDS encoding sulfatase family protein: MKLTALLTMLPLALIAAEKPNIVLIYADDLGYGDISCNGAKAVQTPNIDRLAKEGINFTAGYSTSATCTPSRFSLLTGKYAWRKQGTGILPGDAALIIDPAQPTLPGTLGKAGYRTGVVGKWHLGLGGKEGVNWNEPIKLSPNAVGFDFSHIMAATGDRVPCVYVEDGKVVNLDPADPIEVSYKTPFPGLPTGVSHRAELKMDWSHGHNMAVVNGIGRIGYMKGGAKALWKDEDMADHFSVQAVRFIRESKEQPFFLFFALHDPHVPRVPHPRFVGKTTMGPRGDVIVQTDWQVGEVLKALDDLKLTENTLVILSSDNGPVIDDGYKDDAAEKLGDHKPAGPFRGGKYSLYEGGTRVPTLARWPARIKPGTTSDAAVSQIDFAKTFATIAGADASFPDSRDASAALLGGSEKGREEIIIHAGRLAIRSGDWKFIPPGQGAKRSKSTNTELGNEPVGQLFDLSKDPGEKTNVAKDLPAKVSEMKERLGAVR; encoded by the coding sequence GTGAAATTGACAGCCCTACTGACCATGCTTCCGCTCGCACTGATCGCGGCGGAGAAGCCGAACATCGTCCTGATCTACGCCGACGATCTCGGCTACGGTGATATCTCCTGCAATGGCGCGAAGGCGGTGCAAACCCCGAACATCGACCGGCTTGCCAAGGAGGGCATCAATTTCACCGCGGGCTACTCGACCTCCGCGACCTGCACGCCCTCCCGATTTTCGCTCCTCACCGGCAAGTATGCCTGGCGCAAGCAAGGCACCGGGATCTTGCCGGGAGACGCCGCCCTGATCATCGACCCGGCTCAGCCCACGCTGCCCGGCACGCTGGGAAAAGCAGGCTACCGCACCGGGGTGGTGGGCAAGTGGCACCTCGGCCTGGGCGGCAAGGAAGGAGTGAACTGGAACGAACCGATCAAGCTCTCCCCGAATGCCGTGGGCTTCGACTTCTCCCACATCATGGCCGCCACCGGCGATCGCGTGCCCTGCGTGTATGTGGAGGATGGGAAGGTGGTGAATCTCGATCCCGCCGATCCCATCGAGGTTTCCTACAAGACCCCCTTCCCCGGTCTGCCGACCGGTGTGAGTCATCGCGCTGAATTGAAAATGGACTGGAGCCACGGCCACAATATGGCGGTGGTGAATGGCATCGGCCGCATCGGCTACATGAAGGGCGGAGCCAAGGCACTGTGGAAGGACGAGGACATGGCCGACCACTTCTCGGTGCAGGCGGTGCGCTTCATCCGCGAGTCAAAGGAGCAGCCGTTCTTCCTCTTCTTCGCGCTGCATGATCCGCATGTCCCGCGGGTCCCCCACCCGCGCTTCGTCGGCAAGACGACCATGGGCCCGCGAGGCGATGTGATCGTGCAGACGGACTGGCAGGTCGGCGAAGTCCTCAAGGCGCTGGACGACCTGAAACTCACGGAGAACACGCTGGTCATCCTGTCCAGCGACAACGGCCCAGTCATCGACGACGGCTACAAGGACGACGCAGCGGAAAAGCTGGGCGACCACAAGCCTGCCGGTCCATTCCGCGGAGGGAAATACAGCCTCTACGAGGGCGGCACGCGCGTCCCGACGCTTGCCCGCTGGCCTGCGCGGATCAAGCCCGGCACGACCAGCGACGCGGCGGTCAGCCAGATCGATTTCGCGAAGACCTTCGCGACCATCGCAGGTGCCGATGCCAGCTTCCCCGACAGCCGCGATGCATCGGCCGCCTTGCTTGGGGGATCGGAAAAGGGACGCGAGGAAATCATCATCCACGCCGGACGTCTCGCCATCCGTTCCGGCGACTGGAAATTCATCCCGCCCGGCCAAGGAGCGAAGCGGAGTAAATCCACCAACACCGAACTCGGTAACGAACCCGTGGGCCAACTCTTCGACCTGTCCAAGGATCCCGGCGAGAAAACCAACGTCGCGAAGGACCTTCCCGCGAAGGTTTCCGAGATGAAAGAGAGGTTGGGGGCGGTGAGGTGA
- a CDS encoding LysM peptidoglycan-binding domain-containing protein, producing MRLWTLIKLVAGVVVLGVTVFTGLLVWHVQNEPIDGIFTKLVPVQFDPKPMVSLPVANADLPEIDPGAKIFEKAAELIAIDKLPEARERLRTVVNTYPRSKAAPEARRIVGEMNLDDLLSAAHMEDKAIHIVRPGESYTGIAMKHNTSLDCIVYLNGLMDLKGLHPGEELVVMPLDLRVLVEPGRKSLSLWKGGQFIKEYPLLSADVGSHKSAQVTKITSKAGIAGDRRVSPDMRDYRESEKVFSLDKTPLQIRSFHREDKDDDDDDDDRRPAGPGFILSVEDAEELALLLRPGNEVEIRVTGP from the coding sequence ATGCGTCTCTGGACTTTGATCAAACTGGTGGCTGGCGTGGTGGTCCTTGGGGTCACCGTTTTCACCGGCTTGCTGGTGTGGCATGTCCAGAACGAGCCTATCGACGGGATTTTCACCAAGCTGGTGCCGGTTCAGTTCGACCCGAAGCCGATGGTCTCGCTGCCTGTGGCGAATGCGGATCTGCCGGAGATCGACCCCGGCGCGAAGATCTTCGAAAAAGCCGCGGAGCTGATCGCCATCGACAAGCTCCCCGAAGCCCGCGAGCGCCTGAGGACGGTGGTCAATACCTACCCGCGCTCGAAGGCGGCCCCGGAGGCCCGCCGCATCGTCGGCGAAATGAATCTCGATGACCTGCTCTCCGCCGCCCACATGGAGGACAAGGCCATCCACATCGTGCGTCCCGGCGAGTCCTACACGGGCATCGCGATGAAGCACAATACGTCCCTCGACTGCATCGTCTACCTGAACGGGCTGATGGACCTCAAGGGACTCCATCCCGGGGAGGAACTCGTGGTCATGCCGCTGGACCTGCGCGTGCTCGTCGAGCCGGGCCGCAAGTCGCTCTCCCTGTGGAAGGGCGGCCAGTTCATCAAGGAGTATCCCCTGCTCTCCGCCGACGTCGGCTCGCACAAGTCGGCGCAGGTCACGAAAATCACCTCGAAGGCCGGGATCGCCGGGGATCGCCGCGTGTCGCCCGACATGAGGGACTATCGCGAGTCAGAGAAGGTCTTTTCCCTCGATAAGACCCCGCTGCAGATCCGCTCCTTCCACCGTGAGGACAAGGACGACGACGATGATGATGACGACCGCCGCCCCGCCGGGCCGGGCTTCATTCTCTCCGTCGAGGATGCGGAAGAGCTTGCCTTGCTCCTCCGCCCCGGGAATGAGGTGGAAATCCGCGTCACCGGACCGTAG
- a CDS encoding acyl carrier protein produces MSEKSIEDRVKDIIVDQLGVNADQVTLEAKFIEDLGADSLDTVELVMAFEEEFEIEVPDEEAEKLQSVGDVVTYIKAQS; encoded by the coding sequence ATGTCTGAAAAGAGCATCGAAGACCGAGTGAAGGACATCATCGTCGACCAGCTCGGCGTTAACGCCGATCAGGTGACCCTGGAGGCCAAGTTCATCGAAGACCTCGGTGCCGACTCCCTTGATACGGTCGAACTGGTGATGGCCTTCGAAGAAGAGTTCGAAATCGAAGTGCCGGACGAAGAAGCCGAAAAGCTCCAGTCCGTGGGCGATGTGGTGACCTACATCAAGGCCCAGAGCTAA
- the thiH gene encoding 2-iminoacetate synthase ThiH, producing MSFSAHFASALENKSPLLRRFERLIAPASDRDLEALARESQRLTRHHFGRTMRLFAPLYVSNECVNNCSYCGFSRDNGILRVTLTIEQVVREAKYLHDLGFRNILLVAGEHPKFVSDGYLQECIDAIKDMFPTVALEVGPMEDDQYAEIVQHGAEGLVVYQETYHRETYVRLHTAGPKKNFDWRLDCPERAYAGGFRRIGIGALFGLADWRHEALSLAAHLEYLYKHCWKAQFTIAFPRMKPYAGNYQYQPDADLYLSDRALVQLVAAFRVCFPQVGIVLSTRETASFRDAVAPLGVTHMSAGARTEPGGYTGAGSDDLHLTVRGRRVELEKTTGCEKATEQFKIDDTRSAVEVAAMLRGKQLDPVWKDWDSAILAH from the coding sequence GTGAGTTTCTCTGCCCATTTCGCCTCCGCCCTGGAAAACAAGTCGCCGCTGCTCCGACGTTTCGAGCGGCTCATCGCGCCTGCGTCCGATCGTGATCTCGAGGCGCTGGCCCGCGAGAGCCAGCGGCTGACGCGCCACCACTTCGGCCGCACCATGCGGCTTTTCGCGCCGCTCTACGTGTCGAACGAGTGCGTGAACAACTGCTCCTACTGCGGCTTTTCCCGGGACAATGGCATCCTCCGCGTGACCCTGACCATCGAGCAGGTCGTCCGCGAGGCGAAGTATCTCCACGACCTCGGCTTCCGGAATATCCTGCTGGTCGCCGGCGAGCACCCGAAATTCGTCTCCGACGGCTACCTCCAGGAGTGCATCGACGCGATCAAGGACATGTTTCCCACCGTCGCCCTCGAAGTGGGCCCGATGGAGGACGACCAGTACGCGGAAATCGTCCAGCACGGTGCCGAGGGGCTGGTGGTGTATCAGGAGACCTACCACCGCGAGACCTACGTCCGCCTGCACACCGCGGGGCCGAAAAAGAATTTCGACTGGCGGCTGGATTGCCCGGAGCGCGCCTATGCGGGCGGCTTCCGGCGTATCGGGATCGGCGCGTTGTTCGGCCTTGCCGATTGGCGGCACGAGGCGCTGTCGCTCGCCGCGCACCTGGAGTATCTCTACAAGCACTGCTGGAAGGCTCAGTTCACCATCGCCTTCCCGCGGATGAAGCCCTACGCGGGGAACTACCAGTATCAGCCGGATGCGGATCTCTACCTGTCGGATCGCGCGCTGGTCCAGCTTGTCGCTGCATTCCGCGTCTGCTTCCCGCAGGTCGGCATCGTGCTCTCCACGCGGGAGACTGCCTCATTCCGCGATGCCGTCGCTCCGCTCGGCGTGACCCACATGTCTGCGGGTGCCCGGACCGAGCCCGGCGGCTACACGGGTGCCGGCAGCGATGATCTCCACCTCACGGTGCGTGGACGCCGTGTGGAGCTGGAAAAGACCACCGGCTGCGAGAAGGCCACCGAGCAATTCAAGATCGACGACACGCGCAGCGCCGTGGAAGTCGCGGCGATGCTCCGCGGCAAGCAACTCGATCCCGTCTGGAAAGACTGGGACTCGGCCATCCTGGCGCACTGA
- a CDS encoding 3-dehydroquinate synthase, whose amino-acid sequence MSRHDFQIPVTFKHRVCFTRDAFAPGNALLGEILTEGGGRRVLVTIEESVAQAWPELTRRIETYFADLGFDWRGLHVLPGGEAVKADDALVRRVWGLIDREHIDRHSYVIVIGGGAFLDAVGYAVATAHRGVRLVRFPTTTLSQDDSGVGVKCAINGFGKKNWIGAFAVPFAVINDFTFLVSQDEETCRAGLIEAVKVALVKDGSLFEWIEKHVDDLAALVPAALEECVEKSALLHATHIAQGGDPFETGSSRPLDFGHWAAHKLEQLSGFSVSHAHAVAIGLALDTLYSGRCGLLRECVAERVIEVISSLKLPLWHEALDLRDANGRRLVHQGLEEFREHLGGELTVLLLRDAGVGQDVHALDEGLVDACVDSLREYQSKPVRTLRVRP is encoded by the coding sequence ATGTCGCGCCACGATTTCCAAATCCCCGTCACCTTCAAGCACCGCGTGTGCTTCACGCGCGATGCCTTCGCGCCGGGCAATGCATTGTTAGGCGAAATCCTCACCGAAGGCGGAGGCCGTCGCGTGCTGGTCACCATCGAGGAAAGCGTCGCGCAGGCGTGGCCGGAGCTGACCCGCCGCATCGAGACCTACTTCGCCGACCTCGGCTTCGACTGGCGCGGCCTGCACGTCCTACCCGGTGGCGAGGCCGTGAAGGCGGACGATGCGCTGGTGCGCCGCGTCTGGGGCCTGATCGACCGCGAACACATCGACCGTCACTCCTACGTCATCGTCATCGGTGGCGGTGCCTTTCTGGATGCCGTTGGCTACGCCGTGGCCACCGCCCATCGTGGCGTGCGGCTGGTGCGCTTCCCCACCACCACCCTCTCGCAGGACGACAGCGGCGTGGGCGTGAAGTGCGCGATCAACGGCTTCGGCAAGAAGAACTGGATCGGTGCCTTCGCCGTGCCCTTCGCGGTGATCAATGATTTCACCTTCCTCGTCAGCCAAGATGAGGAAACCTGCCGCGCCGGCCTGATCGAGGCGGTGAAGGTGGCGCTGGTGAAAGACGGCAGCCTTTTCGAGTGGATCGAGAAGCACGTCGATGACCTCGCCGCCCTGGTGCCTGCCGCGCTCGAGGAGTGCGTAGAGAAGTCCGCGCTGCTCCACGCCACTCACATCGCCCAAGGCGGCGATCCTTTCGAGACCGGCAGCAGCCGACCGCTCGACTTCGGCCACTGGGCCGCGCACAAGCTGGAGCAGCTCTCCGGCTTCTCCGTGAGCCATGCCCACGCCGTGGCGATCGGCCTCGCGCTGGACACCCTCTACTCCGGACGTTGCGGCCTGCTGCGCGAATGCGTGGCCGAGCGGGTGATCGAGGTGATCTCCAGCCTGAAGCTCCCGCTGTGGCACGAGGCGCTGGACCTGCGCGACGCGAATGGACGCCGTCTGGTGCATCAGGGTCTTGAGGAATTCCGCGAGCACTTGGGCGGCGAGCTTACCGTGCTGCTGCTCCGCGATGCGGGCGTCGGCCAGGATGTCCACGCACTGGACGAAGGACTCGTCGATGCCTGCGTCGACTCGCTGCGCGAGTATCAGTCGAAGCCGGTCCGCACCTTGCGCGTGCGGCCTTGA
- the thiS gene encoding sulfur carrier protein ThiS — MNLVINGSSRAFDAAAFTVTSLLEALGLAGKPVVVELDREPVFPADYATTEVKEGANVEIVTIAAGG; from the coding sequence ATGAATCTCGTCATCAATGGCAGCTCCCGCGCATTCGACGCGGCCGCCTTCACCGTCACCTCGCTGCTCGAAGCCCTCGGTCTTGCGGGCAAGCCTGTCGTCGTGGAGCTCGACCGCGAGCCCGTCTTTCCCGCCGACTACGCGACCACGGAGGTGAAGGAAGGCGCGAACGTGGAGATCGTGACCATCGCGGCAGGGGGGTAG
- a CDS encoding AsmA-like C-terminal region-containing protein, with product MRHIRIIHKVRTLLALLIFAGVLSAGGVLWWANQTGLPDSWRSEIEKALAKQGLHADIAGLRYWPMQGVEADEVTIYGDETRQRVLARVREVMVDVDRTKLARGDVRVERLDLKGGSLSLPADPLDPESKVLEVTNASGRLLMPGGRRFEVIDATGEVGGIRIELEALILGYRQRPAETDFDNDQARAYRRQQITRVIELLEPWNFDSEDPPVVQLRVEGDLDDPRTVRADVHVKSGSLEHGGVSLRKIDAKGEMRGRLLVLESLQLDDDGGSLTGRMEYDMADRSGRFEANSNLELPVLLKEFDAPGWLDQVSFQARPELSVRGDFKWPENGKPSIHLAGHLMAEDLHFQGHKASRVETDVAWNGENVFLDNLVVTRPDGTLRGRLLAKPDLIRYDVSTDLRKGVWSGFFDKHPLGQVLKDFSDRDDTKVYARVSGRINPHDHHDWEAHGEARATHMAYKGTPFREAEVQMELNHDFLDFTDGKVEFDYTNYAMRKEHGGPRTGRAKVDRVRWDSEPGTLTLEGIEGDFWPAPVLRCFLPTVADHLEEYRFHTTPRLTGGGVIGLFERGAGKTDFRVNGSTAGKVSYEFVGKDLLLSGLKTKVQVKPHSTEIRDLTFDVFNGPVRGEFDIKPGEKHSKVKGELDWTRLSLPEISVVCGFDKKAKGFVTGRIEFEHEGVATAGLSGEGLVALEEGELFSVPIFGPLSPVLSAVLANKKAGFQEAKDAFCTFSVKEGVLSTEDFLTTTSSLVFTGDAVADLNRSTLDMTIRMNARGLLGVITLPLKPFYGLFQFRGTGPIKEPKWDNVMFTSPPESQEKRLLTPPRALDVKGVEAR from the coding sequence GTGAGGCACATCCGCATCATCCACAAGGTCCGCACGCTCCTGGCGTTGCTGATCTTCGCGGGAGTCCTCTCGGCGGGCGGGGTGCTGTGGTGGGCGAACCAGACGGGGCTGCCGGATTCCTGGCGGAGCGAGATCGAGAAGGCGCTGGCAAAGCAGGGCCTGCACGCGGACATCGCGGGCCTGAGATACTGGCCCATGCAGGGCGTGGAGGCGGACGAGGTGACCATCTATGGTGACGAGACGCGGCAGCGGGTGCTGGCGCGGGTGCGCGAGGTGATGGTGGACGTGGACCGCACGAAGCTGGCGCGCGGCGACGTCCGGGTGGAGCGCCTGGACTTGAAAGGGGGATCCCTTTCTCTGCCCGCTGATCCGCTGGATCCCGAGTCGAAGGTGCTGGAGGTGACGAATGCCAGCGGGCGATTGCTGATGCCGGGCGGTCGTCGCTTCGAGGTGATCGACGCGACAGGGGAGGTCGGCGGGATCCGCATCGAGCTGGAGGCGCTGATTCTAGGCTACCGACAGCGCCCGGCGGAGACGGATTTCGACAACGATCAGGCGCGGGCCTATCGCCGCCAGCAGATCACGCGGGTAATCGAATTGCTGGAGCCATGGAACTTCGATTCGGAAGACCCGCCGGTGGTGCAACTGCGCGTGGAGGGAGACCTCGACGACCCGCGCACGGTGCGAGCTGACGTGCATGTGAAAAGTGGCTCGCTGGAGCATGGCGGGGTTTCTCTGAGGAAGATCGACGCGAAGGGCGAGATGCGCGGGCGCCTGCTGGTCCTGGAGTCGCTGCAGCTAGACGACGACGGCGGCTCGCTAACGGGCCGGATGGAGTATGACATGGCAGACCGCTCGGGGCGTTTCGAAGCCAACTCGAATCTCGAGCTGCCAGTGCTTTTGAAAGAATTCGACGCGCCGGGATGGCTGGATCAGGTCAGCTTTCAGGCGCGGCCGGAACTCTCGGTACGCGGGGACTTCAAGTGGCCGGAAAATGGCAAGCCCTCCATCCATCTGGCCGGTCACCTGATGGCCGAGGATCTGCATTTCCAAGGGCACAAGGCATCCCGGGTAGAGACGGACGTAGCTTGGAACGGCGAGAATGTCTTCCTCGACAATCTGGTGGTGACGCGGCCCGACGGCACCCTGCGCGGTCGCCTGCTGGCGAAGCCGGATCTCATCCGCTACGACGTCTCGACCGACCTGAGGAAAGGCGTCTGGAGCGGTTTCTTCGACAAGCACCCGCTCGGGCAGGTGCTCAAGGACTTCAGCGACCGCGACGATACGAAGGTCTATGCCCGGGTATCGGGGCGGATCAATCCGCACGACCATCATGACTGGGAAGCACATGGCGAGGCCCGCGCCACTCACATGGCCTACAAGGGCACGCCCTTCCGCGAGGCCGAGGTGCAGATGGAACTCAATCACGACTTCCTCGATTTCACGGACGGGAAGGTGGAGTTCGACTATACGAATTACGCGATGCGCAAGGAGCATGGCGGCCCCCGGACCGGCCGGGCAAAGGTGGATCGCGTGCGCTGGGACAGCGAGCCGGGCACCCTAACGTTGGAGGGCATCGAGGGCGATTTCTGGCCGGCTCCCGTCCTGCGATGCTTCCTGCCGACCGTAGCGGATCACCTCGAGGAGTATCGCTTTCACACGACTCCACGGCTGACCGGGGGAGGGGTGATCGGGCTTTTCGAGCGGGGTGCGGGCAAGACGGACTTCCGCGTGAATGGCAGCACGGCGGGCAAGGTGAGCTATGAATTCGTGGGCAAGGACCTGCTGCTGTCCGGCCTGAAAACGAAGGTGCAGGTGAAGCCTCACTCCACCGAGATCCGGGATCTCACCTTCGATGTCTTCAATGGTCCGGTGCGCGGTGAATTCGACATCAAGCCGGGTGAGAAGCACTCGAAGGTGAAGGGCGAGCTGGACTGGACGCGCCTCAGCCTGCCGGAAATCTCGGTGGTCTGCGGATTCGACAAGAAGGCCAAGGGCTTTGTCACCGGCCGGATCGAGTTCGAGCACGAGGGTGTCGCCACCGCCGGACTCAGCGGCGAGGGACTGGTGGCGCTGGAGGAAGGCGAGCTGTTCTCGGTGCCGATCTTCGGGCCGCTGTCACCAGTGCTTTCCGCGGTTCTGGCGAACAAGAAGGCCGGCTTCCAAGAAGCCAAGGACGCCTTCTGCACCTTCAGCGTGAAGGAAGGCGTGCTGAGCACGGAGGACTTCCTCACCACCACGTCCTCGCTCGTTTTCACCGGCGATGCGGTGGCAGACCTGAACCGCTCCACCCTCGACATGACCATCCGGATGAATGCCCGGGGGCTGCTCGGGGTGATCACGCTGCCGCTGAAGCCATTCTACGGGCTTTTCCAATTCCGCGGGACCGGTCCGATCAAGGAGCCGAAGTGGGACAACGTGATGTTCACCTCGCCTCCGGAGAGTCAGGAAAAACGCCTGCTGACACCGCCGCGGGCGCTGGATGTCAAGGGGGTGGAGGCGAGATGA
- a CDS encoding MBL fold metallo-hydrolase, translating into MRFIVLGSGSGGNAAVVEAGGMRLLVDAGLSAKQLTDRMKASGIEPASINAVLLTHEHGDHVRGLRVLMKQMAAPVYATPSTSMVVRGSGVDTASWKIFESGGSFHFNGLSVHSFAVPHDAVEPVGFVFRHEEKSFGLLSDTGHVTKLISERLRGVGALFVEANYDDALLEADTKRPWSTKQRISSRHGHLSNAQTAALVAELATTGLRRVVLGHLSRDCNCPLTAAKAVRGSLAEVEIVCAEQDKPCGWWE; encoded by the coding sequence GTGCGGTTCATCGTCCTTGGAAGCGGCAGCGGTGGGAATGCGGCGGTCGTCGAGGCCGGCGGCATGCGCCTGCTTGTCGATGCCGGACTCTCGGCCAAGCAACTGACTGATCGGATGAAAGCCAGCGGCATCGAGCCCGCCAGCATCAATGCCGTGCTGCTGACCCATGAGCATGGCGACCACGTGCGCGGCCTGCGGGTGCTGATGAAGCAGATGGCCGCGCCAGTGTACGCCACCCCATCGACCTCCATGGTGGTGCGCGGCAGCGGCGTCGATACCGCCTCGTGGAAGATCTTCGAATCCGGCGGGAGCTTCCACTTCAATGGACTGTCGGTCCATTCCTTCGCCGTGCCGCACGATGCGGTCGAGCCGGTCGGCTTCGTTTTCCGCCATGAAGAGAAATCCTTCGGCCTGTTGAGCGATACCGGCCACGTGACCAAGCTCATCTCCGAACGCCTGCGCGGCGTCGGCGCGCTTTTCGTGGAGGCAAACTACGATGACGCGCTGCTGGAGGCGGACACGAAACGCCCGTGGTCCACGAAGCAGCGGATCTCCTCACGTCACGGCCACCTTTCCAATGCCCAGACCGCCGCGCTGGTGGCGGAACTTGCCACGACCGGCCTGCGCCGCGTGGTGCTCGGCCACTTGAGCCGGGACTGCAATTGCCCGCTGACCGCGGCCAAGGCGGTGCGGGGCAGCCTGGCGGAAGTAGAGATCGTCTGCGCGGAGCAGGACAAGCCCTGCGGCTGGTGGGAGTGA
- a CDS encoding addiction module protein: MSLSEIVEEALKLPEDQRAQLAARLLGSLPPALSEPDEGSAEAKRRIDEMKRDPSSRRTWEEIKHELNR; encoded by the coding sequence ATGAGCTTATCCGAGATCGTGGAGGAAGCCTTGAAGCTCCCCGAAGATCAACGGGCACAACTCGCTGCCAGATTGCTCGGATCTCTTCCTCCCGCGCTCTCCGAGCCCGACGAGGGATCAGCCGAAGCAAAGCGGCGCATCGACGAAATGAAACGCGACCCTTCTTCCCGCCGGACTTGGGAAGAGATCAAGCACGAGCTCAATAGGTAG
- a CDS encoding zinc-ribbon domain-containing protein, producing the protein MASSRQKREQLAAKKSRKRLKRRQAELTEQELRIKGEAAARRLIAVDSSKIRSRSVMPSRDVPLFAGKYYLDYSFTCIDCRSKQVWTGLQQKWWHEDFGADWERIAVRCRDCRRKERSRRDEARKTH; encoded by the coding sequence ATGGCAAGCTCACGACAAAAACGCGAACAGCTCGCCGCCAAAAAATCCCGCAAGCGCCTGAAGCGCCGGCAGGCGGAACTCACCGAACAGGAACTGAGAATCAAGGGTGAAGCCGCCGCACGCAGACTGATTGCGGTCGATTCGTCAAAGATCCGTTCAAGAAGCGTGATGCCGTCCCGGGACGTGCCCCTCTTCGCCGGGAAATACTATCTCGACTACTCCTTCACCTGCATCGACTGCAGAAGCAAACAAGTCTGGACGGGATTACAGCAAAAATGGTGGCACGAGGACTTCGGCGCGGATTGGGAACGCATCGCGGTGAGATGTCGTGACTGCCGGAGGAAGGAACGATCCCGCCGCGATGAAGCACGCAAGACACATTAG